The window CTGGAAACAGTGGTTCAGATGATTTTATCCATAGCAACAAGTTTATACTGGTAGATGGACAGCGCCGCATCAGGGGATATTATGATGGCGATAACCGCCAGGAGGTAGACAGGCTTGTTCAGGAAATACGAATCTTAAAAATGGAGTAGTTGTAAAATGGCCGAACTGATATACCCCAGGAACGAAAAGAATCTGCTGCGTGGCATTATTGCCGTTTCAGTAGCAGTACCACTGGTAGTAGCTTTTCTTTTGTTTTCACCCTTCAAGGTAAACCTGCCTGTAGAGCTGGTTCAGCATTTCCCAACAGTAATTGCCACCCTTAACAGTTTCACGGCTGTACTATTGGTTGCAGCACTTGTTGCTGTTCGTAAACGTAACATAAAGCTGCACCGCCAGCTAATGCTGGGTGCCATGGCTTTGGGCGCGCTGTTCCTGGTTTTTTATGTACTTTATCATGCCAGTGTTCCCTCTACTAAATTTGGTGATGTAAATGGCGATTATGTGCGTGATGCTGCCGAGCAGGCTGCAGTAGGCTATAGCCTCTATGTGTATACCTTTGTCTTGCTCACCCATATAGTATTTGCAGCAGTAGTATTGCCTTTTGTACTGATGGCTGCCTATTTTGCGTTAAAAGATAATATAAGACTACACCAGAAGGTTGTAAAGTGGGCATACCCCATGTGGCTATTTGTTAGCATCAGCGGTGTGATGGTGTATTTTATGATCAGACCTTATTATCAGTTTTAGCAGAAAATGATGAAGCGCATTCATAAAAGTGTATTTTTCTTCATGGGATTTTTAGTGCTGCTGGTAAATCAGGCTAGTGCACAATGTGCCATGTGCAGGTCTACGCTGGAAAGTAATGTAAGCGACGGCTCTTTTCTATTAACCAGTGATAACCTGAATACAGGGATCATCTATCTGTTTGTTACTCCTTACTTACTGATCATGGCTGTTGGTCTGATCTGGTATTACAACGCACGCAAAAATGCCCGAAATATCCACCGCAGAAGCTATTCTCAAATCTAAATGCCCGCGTTGCCATAGGGGTAATATCTATGTACACCCTGCCTATCATACCGGCTTCAGCAAAACCAACAAGCTGTGCCCGCACTGTGGACTGATGTTTGAGCGGGAGCCGGGTTTCTTTTTTGGTGCCATGTACATCAGCTATATGTTCACAGTTGCAATTTTGCTTGGCACTTCTTTTGTACTATATTTTGGATTCGATGATCCACCGCTATTGGTTTACCTTCTGAGCGTTCCTTTGGTTACCCTGCTGCTTTTACCCCTAAGTTTCAGGTTTTCCCGGGTGCTTTATCTGTATGCCTTTGGTGGAGTAAGCTATAACAGGTCTTATGCAAAAGGCCCGCTGAATCCAAAATAAAGACTATGCTTAACCACTTGCGCTTTTCATGGCAGCTTGTTCCTTACATCATTTTACTGGCAGGCCTGCTGGTATGGTGGGGAGCCGTGGCACTGGCTCCGGAGCCGCACGAGAAGGTAAGCAACACACTGCAGGAAGAAAGCAGGAAAATTGAACAAAGGCTGCAGGAGATTACAAATGTGCTGCAGCACCATGCAGATCAGCCTTTTTCCTACCTGCCTAAAAAGCTCCCTTATCCCTATTACATTTACACCAGCGAGCAACCCTGGTTCTGGTCAGATTACCACCTGCTGCCATCATACTCACTCCTGAAGTCTGGATTACCGGTACAGTTCCTGAACATGCCCGATGGCCAGTTTCTGGCCTATCAGCGGGAGGTAGTACTGGCAAGCAAATCTTATAATATTTTTATGCTACTGCCGCTGCAGAGCACTCTTTTTGAAGCTTACGCTGGTCAGCGCTATAACCCGGAAATTTTCTCATCGGCTTCCTTTAGCCTTAGTGCAACCAAAGCAGAGGGTTTTAGTCCGGTTTACCTCCAGTCTGTAGATGAACCGCTCTTCTGGCTGGCACTCTCCCCCGGCTATGCCAGGGGGTATGAAAACCTGCTTGAGCTGGCAGCATGGTTTGTATTGCTTGGTTTTTTAGGGGTGGCAGTCGTGTTCTGGCGCGAAGCCTATCATTATGCAGGAGTAGAAAAGAAGAAGTTTTTAGTATATGCAGCCCTTTTTCTGGTTGTCCGGGTACTGATGCTGGCACCCGATCTGCCACATCGGATCTATCCGCTTTCCATCTTTAACCCACAATATTATGCATCTTCCAGCCTGAATCCTTCTCTGGCAGACTTTCTGCTGAATGTACTTTTTTTACTGGGGGTACTTTTGCTTGTATGGCCATATCGGAAATTTATAGTGCTTAAGCTGGAAGACTGGGCAGGCCTGCGCTTTTTCAACCTGATAGCAGTTGTGTGGGTGCTGCTTGGATTGCTGCTGCATTACTACCTGATGCGCCTGCTTTTTTATCATGCCCAGTTTTCTCTGGATATCACACAAAATATTGAACCATCTCTTCTAAAAATTCTCGCCTGGGGAGTGGTGGCCATTGTATCGGTTCTGTTCTTTCTTTTCACACACCCGGCCATGAGCTGGCTGAGAAGCAGCAGATTCAGGCAGAAGGATATACTGCAGATAGGAGTATTGTTACTGTTGTGGTGCCTGGTATTGGTCTGGATTTCTCCTGTAAGCTTATTTTTGCTGCCTGCCTTGGTATTTTATGGTTTTCTCTACAGGCAGCTTACCCGCAGATCACCCGCTCCCAAGCTCAACTATACGCTCTTTATATATTTGTTCGGAGCAGCCATAATTTGTGCGCTTTCTGCCTCACTGGCCCTGCACAGTCAGCGCAAAACCAGTTTACTTGCCGAAAAAGAAAGGCTGGCATCGCAGGTGCTTACCGAAAGGGATCTGGTAGGTGAGTACCTGCTTCATGAAGCAGCCCTTAACATCCAGAATGATCCATACATCGTAAACCGTTTTCTTAGTCCACTATTCAGCAAAGAGGGCATTGAACAAAAAATCAGAAGACAGTACCTCAGCCGCTATTTTGACAAATATGAAATAGCCATCCGTCTTTTTGGGCTGGGAGGCTATCCGCTTAGCAACCAGTATACAGCTTCTTATTTTACACTGGAGCAACAGGCAATGGAGCAGGGCGAATC of the Flammeovirgaceae bacterium 311 genome contains:
- a CDS encoding hypothetical protein (COG2322 Predicted membrane protein) translates to MAELIYPRNEKNLLRGIIAVSVAVPLVVAFLLFSPFKVNLPVELVQHFPTVIATLNSFTAVLLVAALVAVRKRNIKLHRQLMLGAMALGALFLVFYVLYHASVPSTKFGDVNGDYVRDAAEQAAVGYSLYVYTFVLLTHIVFAAVVLPFVLMAAYFALKDNIRLHQKVVKWAYPMWLFVSISGVMVYFMIRPYYQF